TTTCATTGTTCATATTTTAGCATTCACCAGGTTAAGCTTCAGGAGAAATTCATTCTATTAGTTCTTGCACTGACGGAATGAGACGTTGGGTGTCCATCCGGCTTTCCACTAGCTCCGATTTTAAAGTTTAACAATGTAATTCTGACTCCaatgcgtttttttttattttctttattttaatgaaacttcaatattaacatatgtatgtagttgtttATTAACGTTGAGTCCCAAATCCTCCTCCTATGCTTTATTCCTCCACCTACCGGAATATcgcggattcgtttatgtatcgtaggatttccgttagtggatgtgatcctTCCCGCTGTAGTTGGAGCCCATCAGCACCAAAactctgatgcgtccatatgaGGGCACTGACATGCAgaatgttccgtggatcccgcttcctcattacaggatggacacgtatcatcttggagaatgcTTACtctaaacatatgcccagctagtgaaataTATccaatcagaatgcccacaatacttctgcaagttttcctgcttcTCTACAGGATAAACTTCgcagtatatttgtttggttctgataggaaaagtttggtgtcacctgtcattatgggaagcttattcCCATTTTtggatagcagcattagccaataccACTGATATCCCAGtttctggttccggtccgggtatGGGGAAAATTGAACCCTTTTGGCTAAAGCatcagagatttcatttccctctacactacAATGGCCGGGTACCTAGAGTAGttcctaaacgatttttgaagtgatggaAGGACTGCTTAATGCTCTCAATGCGGGTTGACTATCGCTATAGAAGGGTGACgagcaaactcacaggactCTCCATATTAATAAGCATGTTggctttcatttagtgggtgggaccttagcgccttctcacgGAAGTAacgttcaaccagtctctccagacatataagcgaaaatgatgttaaactgatttgtctgaagttttttggatttgaatagtcgtctttcccaggcttaggtatgtaGACTAGCtccaccttctgccaagaggaagagacgtagcccagagcaaaacaTCCTCAAAAAATCTTTTTTAGAAGTTGCTCCAAGTGCTCTATCCCCtgctttagcatcgctggacagatgccatccatgccaggtgcgtTGAAgtcttcaaatgatagtatagcagctctcgctttttcattagtAACAACCACTCCCTTAGTGTCCaaattcctcttgcaacaccttcgttttgaaaggtttgcagaaatcgccaattctctccttcccacttctgagacctgttctcccggttgatgtacttccaagagagtctgtatagattcAGCTCTGGAattcgtgaaagttccatccggttttccaAGACAGTTCAATTTGCAGACTCattcttattaaggactctgcacaacctgggaatctctctttcaccttccagtttctcacagtatgctctaaaggagtctcgttttgaaCTTTTTACCAGCGTCCCTGTGAGTTCCGAAAATTTAACCAATCTTCAATCCTCTTGCTTCTACAAGCACGATTTCGTAATCGtgtggttgattttctgagtccTCGCAATTCTCGATTCCACCAtgattttcaattgatcttctatcgccaaagcagtccttagtcgcctaggtagctcaactttgtcgccaagaagttcattgaacttttttCAATCCGTttccctaggattccgtcttttcAGTcacactaaattctaagtaccGGTGATCTGAGTGttagacttcatctagcactcgccagtttctaatcaactctaacaacttcgaAATGCAGAGTGTCAGGTCAACTACTTCTCTTCTTCCTGGCTCcacgaaataataattattttgacatcaggacgcaactCCTCGGTCTCAAGGATCTCTCATTGAAAAAGATCCTGCTAAAATGGATCCATGGCTCTTGggctagaaatatataaggactgtctTGCAATTTTGCCAGCTTTGCTGTCGGTAGATGGGAAAAGACtttggtgcatgttaatttgactaacctttataTCTGTAGACATAAGTGGaatctaatatgaaaactggCACTAATTGGAAAGTTggctgcgtccagtgtggatctcatcggAGTTACCAGTTTGTCCTCGCCTACCGCCAAAAGTTCtcctttcttgcgtccgatttctctggatatcgctaaatttggtggtgtagcaacaccCGTGTCATCTATctgaagaaacttcgccttctttcgcagtgcattccgttgtcgttggctgGGAgctaggttcacggtgtccagaACCTATTTCCATATACCGAAATTAGACCAGTTGTATTCACATTACCCtaccctttcttccgtttttcctggtgACAAGCAAGTCTGTagccccttctcctttgcggctaaagtttgcTTCTGCTGAACCTTCTCCTCATGTTTtctggaagagttaggcaacaatgGTTTCAtcgacaggccggccgtagttaGGTTTCCAAtttctctcattaagggagctgCTATACTACCTTGTCCGGCTGACTGCGTCGTAGACACCAGaagcaggttttccactgatgtggagagcctgtcttccacagatttctccgagGGGGAATAGGAATCTAATGAGGCCTCCATAATCCGTGCCTCGGTTACGCCacgggtggatttgaagtctgtgacttcttaccacttggagagttacaatcgattgcttccaccttcatgtgtttttggacacccttagtgtagtaatatactaccaCAGGCTACCACGAAAAGGTGCTGTCCGAGCGGAGACTATGAGAGGTACTTCGAATGATGTAACTTTCATGAGAAAAAATCACACAAAGGCAATATATCAAAATTTTCTTAATGTTCATGATTCGATGCAACTGCACTGTACTCTCTCGAACAGAAATTACCCTGGAGATCGGATCGAATCCACGTTCTTCGATGTCTGCTCCAAATGAAATCATTTGGAAACATCCGCTGTATCTTTGCGCAAAATGTCGTGGTTCTGTTTCGCCACCGAGGAATGGCTCAGGTTGCGGGGGCGATCATGGTAATTTCACCTTGCCACAGGGACACCGCAAACCACGAATTTCTCCAGTGAAGTCCAATGCACAATGTTGATTTGCCAAgacaaaacaaattgaaaaacacTTGTTAAATAACGCTTCCTATCGATGAACACCTCAGAAGCAACGATACGTGAGGGAAATTGCTTCCGGCTTTTTTGAATGCGAGTGTACGTTATCCCTCCCAGAATTTCTCATCGTGGAATATGATGCGACCTAGACCATTGAGTATTCGATACCCTTGTCTAAGCTTCAATGTTGCTGTAGCATTATAACCCCTTTTTGCATCCTGACTGAAATAGAAAACATGGACACGCACCCATGTGGACGAAGTACAGGCGGGTCAAGTCACTCGATGTAAAGGTGTCAACAACATTCAACATCAATCATTAAATACTTGGCCACACCTGACGAGAGTGAGTGGAAAGGAAGTGGTTCCCTCGGGCTCGAAATTTTCTCAGAGGACCGGAacacaaatttcaatgaaaacggGATTAAGGGGGAGAGGGAGGGATGGGGTGTTGGTCTAGCATAATTCTTACCGTCGACTCGGATAATTTTCACTACCCTCCGtttttcacatatttttttCCGTTGGGCCTTTTCTACAGCTTTTTATCTGACGGATGATAATCGATACCAAACCAAATTTCAACAGGCAGAGGTATTCTACATGGGAGAAGCCAGCAAAAGCTAGCAGGTCTCTCGCAAATATTATGTCTAATACACAAATATAATCGTAGAGTGGACTTATTCTATTATATGTAGTCCCTGTCCAAATGAAAATATTGGTCAATGCCCTGAACTATGAAAgagcagaaaatattttttttgagaattgtggggtcctaagtccgcatcaacttgatgccggaccggaccaaatggggagcaacttactgccTCTTTTTGCTCGACCGCATGTTGACCAAACCCCAGTCAATGCAAGCTCGGAAACGATCCCCACCAACGTACGAGCCTAGTGAAAATTTCTATCAACCTTAGAAAACAAAAGCTTTTCAGCCTGTGAGCCATCAACCATCAACAACATCGAGCATTCCCCGGGGAAAATCGGCTGATCCTGGAATTCGGGAGAATATTAAACGATTCAAAATCAAAGCATCAGATTGCGCCCATTTCGTCGAAGCCTGCAGTCAAGTAGCAGAGTTTATATTTGCttttattcttattattcttttttgtaAAAGTAAAAAGCGTTAAGCTGCATAGAGACggcccgtttttttttttttaaatgagagACAAAGTTGGACGGGCTGTCGCTTCTACCGCTTTGCTGGTGCTTGTGGTTTCGTCCGTCGTTAGCATCGGGGTTGGTGCTTCCGCTCCGGGGGTGAGTTCCGCTTCAGTCGAGATTAAGTTTTGCGTTTTTTGCTTAGCCGACTGTTCGTTTTTTTCCAAGTATTCCGTATAGTTTCGCAGATGTCGTTTAATAACAGCGCGGCAAACGCCTCCGCACCCGCCGTGGCGGTACCAGTACCACTGTTTTGGCGACGTAACCCAGCGGCCTGGTTCCGACAACCGGAGGTGCAGTTCGCGCTCGCGAGCATCACTGCTGATACTACGTGGTTTAATCACGCGCTCGTCGGCCTGCTGGGAAGTCGATTGGACTCGACGTTCTAGAGCAGTGTTCCTACTCGAAATTAAAGGGCACCCTCGCCAATCAGTGAGTTagcaaagctgaatcacttgctgacagAGCTCACCTTAGGCGACCGCTCTTCGAGTCAACAGCTGCGTGAGTTGAAGCAGTTGAGCGGGGGTAAGGTCGGTGTTGAGCTTCTGAAGTCGGTGTGGTTACAGCGACTCGCGGTAGTACCCAGGCCATCAGTAAGACGAAATTCAGATTGGATGGGATTCCCAATCGTCCTGAATGCACCAATTTGCGCGACCTAATGTTCATAGATAAGACTAATGAGACCATCATACAACAATGAaaagcgatttatccacttgggAATCAATCAAGTGCTGGAAAAGAATAGAAAGCATTCAGACTTAATTTAAAAGGAAGTATATCCTCTGAAGCCGGAATGTAACCAATGAAAAACAATGAAAGCGACGCAAGAGTAACATTTTCTTAAAATCCTGCAGAGGCTGCAATCGACACTTACCCAATGAGCGAGCTAATCCATTTTTCGAAATTCCAATAGGACGAGACCATCGTTGAGCGTGAACCCAACTTGCATTTGGGACCACGAAAGAGATACGCAAGAGAGACACATCACACCATATCATATTCATTTGCGTACATACATCTTTAATTTATGATAAACTTTTAATCTAGGATCTGATAAAAACATTgtaaaattcggaaaaaataaACCACATTCCGTGATTAGTTTACTTGCACTTAATTAGAGTTTTTTCTTAAAACTTGTATATtaaaaaagaaatcatcaataaaCATCCACGTTTCGTTTATAACTTTTCTTGTAATCTCAATTACGTACACAAGATTTGAAGGTCAACACTAACTGTTAATTTTCTGCTGCATTTTCTTCTCACGCTCGCGTCTCCGAAGTTTCTTCCGCCTTCGGTCTATGCTCAGCAACTCATTCTTAATCATATTGTACGTTTGCCGCAATTCCGCGATTGTCTTATTCAGAATTGCTATTCGTTGATTAGGATTCATGTTTGGATCTAATgcagaaaaatgaatgaataaataatCCGAGAGGGTTGGAAATCTTCAGATCTCTTACCTAATTCCACTGTGAAGTTGTATTGGCATGGTCGGCTTGACCGATTTGAGCGCTGTGAGATATTGGCATCTGAATTATCATCGCTATCTGAGCCTGAAATGTATCAGATTATTATGGCTTACTGTTCGTGAAATAATTCGGACGCGCAGTGAGTCTGGATATAAGCACTAACCATTATTCCTTTTTGAGATGTTGTGTCGCCGTCGCTTACTCATTGGTTCACCGCATTCGGAATGCTTCCGGGTGTGCCGTCGTTTCTTTGGCGAAGTCAACAAATCCTGCGTCTTCCTAAGCTCCTCGCTGCTTTCATCCTGGCTCATTGAGTCACGGGGCGAACTCGTTGGTGTGTTGGCCTCGATTTTTACCTTGTCTCCGGATGCAAGATCCTCATGCGGTGGCTGAGTAGAACATTCTATATCCATAGGAATGTGTTTTATGTCTGAATCGGTCGGGTGCACATTTGGTTTGATATCCGACGATTCTTTCGACGGCGCTGGACTCCCGGGAATCGTTTCTTCACAAAGAAGAAGATTAATGGCTTCATTGTGAGTTATCGAGTTTGTGTCCTGATTCGGTGATAATTCTTCCTTTTTGATAGCGAAACTGCTTGTTTGTATATGTAAATCTGGCAATGGCTTCTCTAGCTGTGCGCCTGATGGCTCCTCAGTTGCTTTGAATACGGGGGCATCTACTTCGGGACGGGGCACATCCAAATCTATTGGATGGGTTGAACTGGACACTAAGGACGTTTGCAAACTAAATGCACTCTGCTGCATTCCTGGGGAGCAAACTTTAAATGCACTTTCTCGCGAGCTCAAGAAGAGACTTTCTTCTCCAAACGGTGTGGGTTTCTTTGCGACATCTGCGTCATATCCAAGGTCGGTCTGGTTTGTTTCCGAACTCTGAGAGTCGTCTTCAATCACCAGGCGCCTTTCTGAGTCTGTGCTGTCGGACGAATCTTCGTCGAAATGGTCCACTTCTGTGCGGTTCCTGATTGCGGTCTCTAGCTTCAGAATGGTTTCGCTCAAATCGTTGTTTTTCGGAGCAATCGATTCCAGGATATCCAGCTTTTGCTCGGGACTGCTAAGTATTGGCTTTTTTAAAGGTATATCAATTTCCTTTTTGATTATTGCTGGTAATTCGATTTTTGGAGCTTCGGTCAAAGCAAATGGGCTAATTTGAGGCGCTTCGATTACTGGCGGACAGAGAGGCTGTTGGGGTTGCTCTTCCTTGGGTTTTTGTTCCTCTTGTTTCTGTTGATTTAGCACTTTGAGAACTTTGTCAGCTATTGAGATTTTCCATTTGTCGGTTTTCGGAGGCTCGAAATTGAGTGCCGGATCCAGAGCTAGAATTCGTTTCACTTGTACTAGTTCCGTtgatttagccaatttgtcGGGACTTTCTATTGCTGACACATCCGCTTTCAAATCAAATGCTTTTGGCGAGTCCTTTAAAGTTTCTACGAAGGGACTGATAAACGGTATCTTTTTCTGTGTATCTGCAGTTGATGAAGAAGCAGGCGGCGACTTATCTGGCTCTGCGAACATCGCAGGCGGATCCTGAGGTGGTTGGAGAGTGTCTTCGCCCACAGAGTTTAAATTAAGATTAAAACTGGGTGATTTTCGTAAAGCGTCAAATGTATTTTCCACTTTCGTTGGAGTCAGGAGTAATGGAGGTTCTGTTATAGGAATAATAGTTTTCTCCTCCAGTTTTGGAAGTTTGGCTTTATCAGGATCCTTCACaggagattttttatttttcttcgccATTGGTGGTGCCGTAGCAACCGCCTTGTTATCTGCCGGCGGTTCTGTTACGGATTTAGCAATTGGTTTCTTCTGCTTCTTTTCAATATCAGGAGAACTTAAAGTGCTCGCCAAAGATTTGCGCGTTTCGAACTCAAATGGTTCTGGTTCCTTGAACTCATAAATATCCGCGGAAGTACTCAAGAGTGAAGTTTCCTTCGCAGTTTTTTCAGGGGAGATACTCTCAACAACAGATACTTCCTTCTTCACAATAGGCAACTCCTTCTTCACCATCGGTTGTTCTTTTTTAACTGGCGAAATAATACTGTCTGCCAACGGCGtcgttttcttttcaaatttactcGTGGTAGGTTTGCTTTCTACCAGTTCGGTGACTTTTTTCTCAGCGGGTATTGCAACCTTCAAAGGCTTTTTCTCAACCGTTGGTGGCTTCATTTCCACAACATTTGGCTCCTGCTTGATCTCACACTCCACGGGTTTGAAGAGATTCTTCTCTATAGAGAAAGGCTTAGATTTCAGCGATTCCTGCTTTTTCTCCGCAAGCGTGTCTTCAATGATTTTCTCAATACTCGATGTCTTGGAGGAAATTTTATCTGAACCGCCGGAATTCATTCTTTCTAGCCTTTTGTCGTGCGCGATCTTCTGTTGAAACTTCTCTGTCATGTTTTCAAGCATAGTCGTCTTATCTGACGATTGTGAATCGTCATCACCGAATGAATCGGTCTCAGAAGATAATTCAGTGGAGGAAGATTTGGAATCGGTGGAAGACTTGGGGATGATCGAAGACAGAATCGTTTTTTTCCCCAAATCATCCGAAATATCGAAATCAAAAACGTTTGCCTTCTTTTCACCGTCGTTTTGTGCATTGCTTTCGGACTCGGGAGATGGGGATTTTAGTTCCTTGAAACCCTTCAGCTCCGATCGGATCTGGTTGAGGTCATAATCGCGACCTTTGCTTGAACTTGGCGCCATTTCCTCTTCTTCAGTTTCGCTTTGACTATTTGTCGCAGCCGATTTCACCAGTGGAACTTTACTTATTATTGAAGTACTGGGAGATGAAGCCGCGGTGGAAGTTTGGGCGGCTGGAGATTTTATTGGCTTTTTCACGGGCGTGTCAGAGTCGCTATCAGAATCTGTCTGCAGCGATATATCTGAAACATTATTTGATGCGCGCCTGGATGTGCTGGGTTGGCCGCGAGTAGTCCTTCTATTAGCCGTAGCTGCTGGGGACTTGGTTCGGCTCGAGTTCGACGCCATTGAAGACGGCGTTACTGACCGTGGTGGACCAGAATCACTTCTTCCCCTGCCCCGTTTTGAAGCAGTCACAGTCTTGCTGGGTGGCAAGTTTGTTGTTAGCGTAGTGACTGCTAACGCACTAGCCTTGTCGGCATTGCTTGAAGTACCCTTTGTTCCGTCGTTTGGTGGAACATTTGATGCCGCCTTCTGATTTGCAGAGTTCGCACTTTTCCCTCGTTTCGCCTTATTGGCCGTCAAGTTCTCAGCGATACGCTCACGCGGGACCCACTCGTCATAACGTGTATTCCACCCAGTATAATGGACTAGGTAGAATGGAACGCCCTGCTGCAGAGATGTTTCTAAAACTTTCGCCTCATACGTCACTTTCTTCTCATGATAATAAACACTCAACTTATCTCCTACATCTATCGTAAATTCTTTATCTTTGTCCTTTTCCGAAGATATTTCTGTGCTAACAGGTGGCTTCTCTGAATCACCGTCCTTGCGTTTCctgttaattttcttttcctcctgtgGTGTGGCTGGCGCTtttttagtattcttttcctttttggcaCTGCCAACGTTGGAAGCCAATGGAGTTGAAACCGAAGGTTGCTCTTCCTTTACAATTGTCTTCACCGGTTTGCTGCTCGTTGCTTCAACCGGTTCATCcttaattttttcttcaaacttatcaaCTATAGCTTTCACTTTTCCACTCcctgtcgaaagctttcgttTTGATTTCACAACATCGTTGCTCGATTCACTTGTATTTTCCAACTCATCTGGAATTGATGGGGTCACCGGTGGAACTATTTTCTGTTCTTTAGGCTCCGGTTTGGGGGAAGCAACTGAATTTGCACGGACCAAGCTTCGCCCCTTACTTCGGTTCGCATTTCGTGGCGTCATTGACATGGAACAACCCAATTTCCTATTGAACTCTTCAAATGGTTGGAGAAACTTTTTGTAAGCCTGCTTCACAAGGTTCGTGACACTGACCGTCACCGGTATAAAGCCCAATCGCGTGGTAATAGCTTTCCATTGGTTCTGACTTGTCACTCGATTGTATCCACCTAGTTTTTGCACAGCTCGGAACAGTCGATACAAGTCAACATCGCGGTTGGTTATCGAAGGAACCTTATTCAAAGGGGTGCCGCGGTCATCCATGTATTTGTATAGCTGCGCCACGAAATGATCTTTCTCTTCACGAGGCTCATCATCCGAACTATCGGAATCAAATTCGCCCTCGTATTCACTTGAACTGTTCGCCAGTCCAAAAAGTGCGTCTTTGTCCCAGTGTGGCGGAAGAGTATTGTTGTCCAAGTATTGTAAAGCAGCTTGAACAGCCGCTCCATCTTGTTTAGCTGCCATGTCGCGTGTGAATTCGGTCGCTTCTTTTTTCGGAACAGTGTAGTAGCGGCCATCCTTGAAGGAACGCACCAAGTATTCGTCTTTGACACGAATCCGTGCAGTAACTTGAGCAGTTGGAGAAACAACGAGAGCGGGAAACCACTTTTCCTTatcttttttcttcgtttcagTCGATTCAACACATACAACTTTGCCGATATGTTCTTCCTTTTCGTTGATTACTTCCTTCGAATCATTATCGTCTTCATCATCCGAACTATCGTCTTGTAGGTGTCTGGAACTGTAAAGTAGGGAAAATGAAGCCTTAAAACGAAATATATTCACTAAAGAATACGATTTAGTCCTGAGTACTTTTATTTTGTCATTTCAAAGGCATCATTTAGGCACTATTTGATCTAATCTTTGCCCAATTGGAATTGCCCCATCGTTCTTTCTGATCATAGAATACTTTGTACATAAGTTGCAAATCGAGATTCcgagaaaaaaaataacagaatGTTTAAAGTTACTTTGTACAAAGTCAGGTTGcctaaaaaataatttcaataaacGGAAGGACGATACCTGCTTGAAAAGAAAACATATTTTCATCCTGAGTTCCAAGAACTAACTATAGCCAGCACGAAGTTTTCACCGGAAATAACCGTTATAGATAATTTATGGACCCGCAACCTACACATTTCAAAATGTCAACTACGCTTTGGATATGaactgacctcacgccgaagacctttgTCTATCGAAAACGGATATTGATTGGTTTTTTTCTAAATGTATTCGCGCTCCTCAAAAACGGTTTAAGGAAGTCGGTATTTGACAGGAgcctgactgcaagattcctgtCCAATTTAataagcatcacaattgtacagcgcTATGcacaacggagatttccgatatagtggaaataGATGCTTTCTACGGGCAATTACACACAATTTTCAAGTGAtccgaatgccaaggtggactttgaccaacaccttgctcggatatgtgatggggaaatacgatcttggcgaccgtaaaaataattgtgggaggtttgtggatttctggagCTTGCACCGTCTGCCATAAGGTCCATTGGGTTTCAATTAAccaacaccgtacgagcaattaaaTTGACCACCTTGCGATAATAGCAGACTTGGggcaacaagagaggcgctgacatcgaactcgaaagggatcacaatctgatgatcgcttacgtTCACTTGCGTGCTGCCTCCGCCACTTTTTGCCGGTTATCAAGTTCCACATTGACCGCTTGTATAATCTAGCTGGCGCTCGACAGTGAAATGGCTGTGCTGCTGATCGGATCGAAGAATATCAATAAGCTATCAAAAATGatctttgcaaaaaaatgggTTGAAATCACCCACGAAATCAAGATTTTACCAATTTTACCATTGAACAATTTCTAAGACCAGGAGTAAAAAGATACTCGCACTATAGTCAACAAAGTATTCATTCTTTGCTTGAATTTAAAGGAAGAATTTTCGGGATGCAATAAAACCCGTTTTCTTATCATATCTACCACTACATGCTCGCATTACGCACATACCAATAGAAATGGATAAAACTAATACAAATCACGGATAGAATATAAGCACGATAAGCAAGGATTAAACCTTAGGTCAGAAACGTGAATTGCAATAGATAACACCCTCACAACTCTTGACTAATGCATATCATAAAAGACAAACACTGTATAGATCTCGGCTGCCTTGCTTAACCTTACATTTGGTCTAGCAACAGCAACACACCAATCACCAGCCGAACAATAATATTACCGATCGATCTTACTTTAATAAAGCAAAGAATCTGCATCCACATATTCACCAGCTCCCGAAATATTTTTTCTAGCTGAGAGCCAGCCCAAAGCTAGCGCAAAGTCAACCCAAAGGCAGCCCAAAATAGCCAAGAGAACAAACAACCCTAACAAGCGATGCTCGACCTCAGCATCCGGTCGGAATCGGCATCGGCTCGGTGCTCGACAACTGCTTTGCTGTTTGATATTACGTTATAAAGCATTGGCGGTcgaagagtagtataggtcctagggcgaaacgtggattggtacccacgatggagcataaaacctgggaaacgcctgctcaaccaacatcaacagctctactaccaaaccctatttccacgtggtgatcgctgggagttctttctttttaaaaaactgcagacggagaaggatgaaggcgagaatatagactcgaaccactatctcgttggcatggtgctccaagctcgaattacgacaccacctacaatcccctctgacaataaggtgagaatgaataatgaagccattcacaacacagccctccgcaacacctataagggcgaaatggatgccgtaataaccgcaggtaacagatgtcctggagctgaagcatcaacaaatgatcttcacaaccacctgaagaacgttatcatttataCGGCCGCAAAAAagtgggaacggctggtttgacgatgaatgtaacctagctacggaacggaaaaatgctgcattctcaaataacgcaggcacgcgcattgacttatcacgaactccgtcgagccgagaagcgacttcacagacggaaaaaggaagcctgggaaaatcaacaagtctgtgaactagaaaagtacagggagcaaccgcaccaggcgcgcaagttttaccaacaagtcagcaggatgaaaccttacatacctcgatgattatcctgccgagacaatgaaggagatctgatttccgacagaatgggcatattagagcgatgggctgagtactttgatgaactatcgaacaaccagaatatcggctaggtggaggtcccgccaactggaaATCACGGACAAATACtctcaccaccaagtataggagaaacagtccctgcaattcatcggcttaaaaatcataagtcggcaggagccgatgaaattacagccgaattggttaaatatggaggcgaccaatttcaccaagtagttcatcaacttgtgctcaagatgtgggacagcgaatcaatgcctgacgactggcaaagaggcattatctgtttcatacataaaaagggagatatcacacagtgtcccaattatagaggtatcacgttgctgaataccatctataagatattctccgctatttttctagaccagatagccccatatgcccagaac
The window above is part of the Hermetia illucens chromosome 3, iHerIll2.2.curated.20191125, whole genome shotgun sequence genome. Proteins encoded here:
- the LOC119651097 gene encoding AT-rich interactive domain-containing protein 4B, with protein sequence MQQVDDPPFLPVGTEVSAKYKGAFCEAKVRKVVRNIKCKVAYKQGLGSGTVSDELIKGVLRVGATVEVKHPDKREYVEATITKIQDCSQYTVVFDDGDITTLRRTALCLKSGRHFNESETLDQLPLTHPEHFGNPVIGGRRGRRSRHLQDDSSDDEDDNDSKEVINEKEEHIGKVVCVESTETKKKDKEKWFPALVVSPTAQVTARIRVKDEYLVRSFKDGRYYTVPKKEATEFTRDMAAKQDGAAVQAALQYLDNNTLPPHWDKDALFGLANSSSEYEGEFDSDSSDDEPREEKDHFVAQLYKYMDDRGTPLNKVPSITNRDVDLYRLFRAVQKLGGYNRVTSQNQWKAITTRLGFIPVTVSVTNLVKQAYKKFLQPFEEFNRKLGCSMSMTPRNANRSKGRSLVRANSVASPKPEPKEQKIVPPVTPSIPDELENTSESSNDVVKSKRKLSTGSGKVKAIVDKFEEKIKDEPVEATSSKPVKTIVKEEQPSVSTPLASNVGSAKKEKNTKKAPATPQEEKKINRKRKDGDSEKPPVSTEISSEKDKDKEFTIDVGDKLSVYYHEKKVTYEAKVLETSLQQGVPFYLVHYTGWNTRYDEWVPRERIAENLTANKAKRGKSANSANQKAASNVPPNDGTKGTSSNADKASALAVTTLTTNLPPSKTVTASKRGRGRSDSGPPRSVTPSSMASNSSRTKSPAATANRRTTRGQPSTSRRASNNVSDISLQTDSDSDSDTPVKKPIKSPAAQTSTAASSPSTSIISKVPLVKSAATNSQSETEEEEMAPSSSKGRDYDLNQIRSELKGFKELKSPSPESESNAQNDGEKKANVFDFDISDDLGKKTILSSIIPKSSTDSKSSSTELSSETDSFGDDDSQSSDKTTMLENMTEKFQQKIAHDKRLERMNSGGSDKISSKTSSIEKIIEDTLAEKKQESLKSKPFSIEKNLFKPVECEIKQEPNVVEMKPPTVEKKPLKVAIPAEKKVTELVESKPTTSKFEKKTTPLADSIISPVKKEQPMVKKELPIVKKEVSVVESISPEKTAKETSLLSTSADIYEFKEPEPFEFETRKSLASTLSSPDIEKKQKKPIAKSVTEPPADNKAVATAPPMAKKNKKSPVKDPDKAKLPKLEEKTIIPITEPPLLLTPTKVENTFDALRKSPSFNLNLNSVGEDTLQPPQDPPAMFAEPDKSPPASSSTADTQKKIPFISPFVETLKDSPKAFDLKADVSAIESPDKLAKSTELVQVKRILALDPALNFEPPKTDKWKISIADKVLKVLNQQKQEEQKPKEEQPQQPLCPPVIEAPQISPFALTEAPKIELPAIIKKEIDIPLKKPILSSPEQKLDILESIAPKNNDLSETILKLETAIRNRTEVDHFDEDSSDSTDSERRLVIEDDSQSSETNQTDLGYDADVAKKPTPFGEESLFLSSRESAFKVCSPGMQQSAFSLQTSLVSSSTHPIDLDVPRPEVDAPVFKATEEPSGAQLEKPLPDLHIQTSSFAIKKEELSPNQDTNSITHNEAINLLLCEETIPGSPAPSKESSDIKPNVHPTDSDIKHIPMDIECSTQPPHEDLASGDKVKIEANTPTSSPRDSMSQDESSEELRKTQDLLTSPKKRRHTRKHSECGEPMSKRRRHNISKRNNGSDSDDNSDANISQRSNRSSRPCQYNFTVELDPNMNPNQRIAILNKTIAELRQTYNMIKNELLSIDRRRKKLRRREREKKMQQKINS